GGCCTGCTTCCACACCCGCGTCGGCACGCCGCGAATATCGACGGTCTCATATTCGAATCGCTGCCCCGGCGCGGTCAGCAGCGCCTCGACCTGCGCCAGCGACATCTTGGGCCAGGCGGGATCGAGCGCGACGAGCGGGTCTTGGGGCAAGGCATTCTCTCCGATAGTTGAATGTCGGGTTTGGGCTGTTACCCTGTTGCACAAGGTTAGTATTGATTCGCCGCACACTCAAGGCAATAGAGGAACCACGCCTGTCGGCAGCGCCCGGTTGCGCCGGTTTCGAATGAAAGGTACGCATTTCGTATGACGATCGCCGCGCCTGCATCCCGCCCCGCTCAACGCCATCCTACGCCCCCAATTCCCTTCGCCGGACCATCGGAGAAATCACGCCCATGACCTCGCCCATCACCACCGCCCGCCACGGGGACATCCTCGTCGTCACCTCGGACAATCCGCCGGTCAACGCGCTCGGCGCCGCGGTCCGTACCGGGATCGACGCCGCGCTCAAGGAAGCTGCCGGCGACGATTCGATCCACGCGGTCGTCATCACCTGCGCGGGCAAGACCTTCTTTGCGGGCGCCGACATCACCGAATTCTCCAAGCCCCCGGTCGAGCCGCTGCTCCCGACCTTGGTCGATTCGATCGAGGGGCTCGACAAGCCCGTGATCGCGGCGATCCACGGCACCGCGCTCGGCGGCGGCTGCGAGGTCGCGCTGGCGTGCCATTACCGCATCGCGGTGCCCTCGGCGAAGCTGGGCGTACCCGAGGTCAAGCTTGGGCTGCTTCCCGGCGCCGGCGGCACCCAGCGGCTGCCGCGCGTCGCCGGCGTCGCACTCGCGCTCGAAATGACCGCCAAGGGCGATCCGATCTCGGCGAGCCAAGCCCATGAAGCCGGGCTCGTCGATCGCCTGGCGGGTGAAGCCAGCCTGCTCGACGACGCGCTCGCTTTCGCCGCCGAGGTCGCCGCGGCGCGCCCGCTGCCGCGCGCCAGCGAAAAGACCGCCACCGCCGACGCGCAGGTCTTCGCCGATTTCCGCAAGACCAACGCCCGCCGCTTCCGCGGCTTCGACGCGCCCGAGGCGAACATCGCCTGCGTCGAAAAGGCGACGCAGGTGCCGTTCGGGCAAGGGCTGCAGTTCGAACGCGAAAGCTTTATGAAGCTGATGTTCGGCGTCCAGTCGGCGGCGCAGCGCCACATCTTCTTCTCCGAACGCAAGGCATCGAAGATCGACGGCATCGCGTCCGACATCGCGCTGCGACCGATCAAACGCGTCGGCGTCATCGGCGCGGGCACGATGGGCGGCGGGATCAGCATGAATTTCCTGTCGGCGGGTATCCCGGTGACGATCGTCGAGATGCAGCAGGAAGCGCTCGACCGCGGCACCGCGACGGTGCGCAAGAATTACGAGGCCTCGGCTGCCAAGGGCCGGATCACCCCCGACCAGGTCGAGCAGGCGATGGGCGCGCTCAACCCGACGCTTAGCCTCGAAGACCTCGCCGATTGCGACCTGATCATCGAGGCGGTCTATGAGAATATGGACGTCAAGAAGGAGCTGTTCGGCAAGCTCGACAAGATCGCCAAGCCCCACGCGATCCTCGCTTCGAACACGTCGTATCTCAACGTCGACGAGATCGCCGCGAGCACGTCCCGCCCGCAGGACGTGCTGGGGATGCACTTCTTCTCGCCCGCCAACGTGATGAAATTGCTCGAAGTCGTCCGCGGCGCCAAGACCGCCGACGACGTGCTCGCCACCGTCATGGCGCTGGGCAAGACGATCCGCAAAGTCGCGGTCGTCTCGGGTGTCTGCCACGGCTTCATCGGCAACCGCATGCTGATGCCGCGCCAGGTCGAGGCGATGAAGTTGCTGATGGCGGGGGCCACCCCCGAACAGATCGACAAGGTGCATGTCGCGTTCGGCATGCCGATGGGGCCGTTCCAGATGAGCGACCTGGCGGGCGTCGACATCGGCTGGCACCGCGACCCGACCCGCATCGAGAACATCCGCGACGCGCTCGCCGCCGAAAAGCGCTGGGGGCAAAAGACCCAGGCGGGCTTCTACGACTATGACGAAAAGCGGAACCCGTCGCCCAGCCCCCGCGTCGCGGAGATCATCGAGGAGTTCCGCGTCCGCGAAGGTGCGCAGCAGCACGACATCACCGACGAAGAAATCGTCGAGCGCACGCTCTATCCGATGGTCAACGAAGGCGCGCTGATCCTCGAAGAGGGCATGGCGCAGCGCGCGAGCGACATCGATGTCGTCTGGATCTACGGCTATGGCTGGCCGGTCTATCGCGGCGGCCCGATGTTCTGGGCCGATACCGAGGGGCTGAAGAAGATCGTCGCGGGACTCGAGAAGCACGGCTTCGAGGTCGCAAAGCTGCTGCGCGACAAGGCCGAGAAAGGCGAGCGGTTCAATTGAGCGCGACAAAGGGGGAAATAGCGCCCCCTGCCCCGTTCGTGCTGAGTAGCGACCGAGTAGCCCTCGCAGAGGGCGGAGCGAGGGCGCGTATCGAAGCACCGCCGCGCGCGTCGACCCATCCTTCGATACGCCGCCTCGATACGCGGCTGCGCCGCTACTCGCCGGCTACTCAGGACGAACGGAATCGTTAGCATGACCAGCACCCCGCCCTCCACCGCGCACGCCATCGCCGCGGCGATCCGCGCCGGCACCACCACTGCGCGCGAGCAAGCCCTCGCCGCGATCGCGCGGATCGAGGCGCTCGATCCCGCGATCAACGCGATCCCCGTCCGCGATTTCGATCGCGCGCTTGCCGCCGCCGACGCCGCCGACGCGCGCCTTGCCGCGGGCGATACCGCGCCGCTGCTCGGCGTGCCGATGACGGTGAAGGAGGCGTTCGACATCGCCGGCCTCCCCACGCATTGGGGCTTCGCGCAGCACCGCGACAATATCGCCGTGACCGATGCGCTCGCGGTCCAGCGGCTCAAGGCTGCCGGCGCCGTCATCCTAGGCAAGTCGAACGTTCCCAAGGGACTGGGCGACTGGCAATCGGTCAATTCGATCCATGGACGCACCAGCCACCCGCTCGATCCAACGCGCACCCCCGGCGGCAGCTCGGGCGGCGGCGCGGCGGCGGTGGCGGCGGGGATGGTGCCGATCGAGCTCGGCAGCGACATCGGCGGCTCGATCCGCGTGCCCGCGCATTTCTGCGGCGTCTGGGGGCACAAGCCCAGCTGGAACGCGATTTCGACCTATGGTCATCGCTATCCGGGCACCGACGGCGCCGAGACGGTGCTGGGCGTGATCGGCCCGATCGCGCGCGACCCGCAAGACCTCGCGCGGCTGGTCGACCTGCTCACCACCCTTCCGCTCCCCCGTCCGCAAACCCCGCCCAAGCGCGTGCTGGTGCTCACCGAGCATCCCGAAGCGCGCACCGCGCACGCGGTCGTCGAGGGCGTCGAACGCGCAGCGACCGCACTCGAACGCGTGGGGGTCGAAGTCGTCCGAAGCAGCGATCTCCTCCCCGATCTGGCGCGCCAGCATGCCGGCTATGGCGATCTGCTCGGCGTCACCTTCGCGCGCAGCGATCCCTCGCTCCACGCAACGCTGCCGTCGCTGCTCAAATGGTTGAGCATGCTCGACGCCCAGGCGCGTAACACCCGCGCCTGGGGGGCGCTGTTCGCCGAATTCGACGCGGTCATCGCGCCGCCCGCCGCGAGCCAGGCCTTCGCCCACGATCACAGCCCGCTAGCCGATCGCACGCTCGACATCGACGGCACCACCGCCCCCTATGACGCGCATCTCGCCTGGGCGGGGCTCGCCACCTATCCGGGCCTGCCCGTCACCTGCATGCCCGTCGGGCTGGCGGGCGGCCTGCCCACCGGGGTCCAGGTCATCGCCGATCTCCACCAGGATCACCGCGCGATCGAAGTGGCCGCGCTCATCCATCAGCAGCTGGAAGCATCCGCATGACCGACCTCGCCGATTTCCGCAGCGAAACCCGCGCCTGGCTCGAAGCGCATTGCCCGCCCGAAATGCGCACACCCGTGCGATCGGACAAGGATATCTGCTGGGGCGGGCGCAACCCCGATTTCCAGCCGGGTCAGCGCGAATGGCTCGAAGCGATGGCCTCGCGTGGTTGGACGGTTCCGGATTGGCCGACCGAATATGGCGGCGGCGGCCTGAGCCCCGCCGAAACCAAGGCACTGCGCGAGGAAATGGCGGCACTGCATTGCCGCAACCCGCTCAACAGCTTCGGCATCTCGATGCTCGGGCCGGCCCTGCTCAAATACGGCACCGAGGCGCAAAAGCTCGACCATTTGCCCAAGATCGCGCGCGGCGAAATCCGCTGGTGCCAGGGCTATAGCGAACCCAATGCCGGCTCCGACCTCGCCAGCCTCGCCGCCTCCGCCGAGGACGCGGGCGATCATTATGTCGTCAACGGGCAAAAGGTGTGGACCAGCTATGCCGACAAGGCCGACTGGATCTTCTGCCTGGTCCGCACCTCGAAGCAATCGAAGCAGGGCGGCATCAGCTTCGTGCTGTTCGACATGGCAAGCGACGGCGTTTCGACCAAGCCGATCCTGCTGATCTCGGGCTATTCGCCCTTTTGCGAAACCTTCATGGACAATGTCCGCGTCCCCAAGGCCAACCGCATCCATGACGAGAACAAGGGCTGGGACGTCGCCAAATATCTGCTGGGGCATGAGCGCGAGATGATCTCGGGCATGGGCCTTGCCAGCGCAGGCGGCGGCAACCCGCTCATCGAGGGCGCGATCGCGGCGGTCGGGCTCGACGATCGGGGGCGGCTCGCCGATCCGCTGCTGCGCGCGTCGATCGCGCTGTTCGAGGTCCGCGCGCGCGCCTTCGGGGCGATGTCCGAGCGCTTCGTCGATGAACTGAAGGCCGGCCGCGCGCACCCCGCACAGCCCAGCATGATGAAATATTACGGCACCGAACTGAACAAGGCGCGGCACGAATTGCAGATGGCGGCGGGCGGATCGGACGCGCTCGAATGGGAAAGCGATGCCTCGAACGGCGGCGCGGCGGCGCGCGCGTGGCTGCGCACGAAGGCCAATTCGATCGAGGGCGGGACGAGCGAGATCCAGCTCAACATCGTCGCGAAACGGATTTTGGATTTGCCTACCTGACTATCCTGATGTCGTCGCCCCAGCGAAAGCTGGGGCCTCTCAGTGACGAAGCGCGCCCTTGCGGCACGAGATCCCAGCT
The genomic region above belongs to Sphingomonas qomolangmaensis and contains:
- a CDS encoding acyl-CoA dehydrogenase family protein, whose translation is MTDLADFRSETRAWLEAHCPPEMRTPVRSDKDICWGGRNPDFQPGQREWLEAMASRGWTVPDWPTEYGGGGLSPAETKALREEMAALHCRNPLNSFGISMLGPALLKYGTEAQKLDHLPKIARGEIRWCQGYSEPNAGSDLASLAASAEDAGDHYVVNGQKVWTSYADKADWIFCLVRTSKQSKQGGISFVLFDMASDGVSTKPILLISGYSPFCETFMDNVRVPKANRIHDENKGWDVAKYLLGHEREMISGMGLASAGGGNPLIEGAIAAVGLDDRGRLADPLLRASIALFEVRARAFGAMSERFVDELKAGRAHPAQPSMMKYYGTELNKARHELQMAAGGSDALEWESDASNGGAAARAWLRTKANSIEGGTSEIQLNIVAKRILDLPT
- a CDS encoding 3-hydroxyacyl-CoA dehydrogenase NAD-binding domain-containing protein → MTSPITTARHGDILVVTSDNPPVNALGAAVRTGIDAALKEAAGDDSIHAVVITCAGKTFFAGADITEFSKPPVEPLLPTLVDSIEGLDKPVIAAIHGTALGGGCEVALACHYRIAVPSAKLGVPEVKLGLLPGAGGTQRLPRVAGVALALEMTAKGDPISASQAHEAGLVDRLAGEASLLDDALAFAAEVAAARPLPRASEKTATADAQVFADFRKTNARRFRGFDAPEANIACVEKATQVPFGQGLQFERESFMKLMFGVQSAAQRHIFFSERKASKIDGIASDIALRPIKRVGVIGAGTMGGGISMNFLSAGIPVTIVEMQQEALDRGTATVRKNYEASAAKGRITPDQVEQAMGALNPTLSLEDLADCDLIIEAVYENMDVKKELFGKLDKIAKPHAILASNTSYLNVDEIAASTSRPQDVLGMHFFSPANVMKLLEVVRGAKTADDVLATVMALGKTIRKVAVVSGVCHGFIGNRMLMPRQVEAMKLLMAGATPEQIDKVHVAFGMPMGPFQMSDLAGVDIGWHRDPTRIENIRDALAAEKRWGQKTQAGFYDYDEKRNPSPSPRVAEIIEEFRVREGAQQHDITDEEIVERTLYPMVNEGALILEEGMAQRASDIDVVWIYGYGWPVYRGGPMFWADTEGLKKIVAGLEKHGFEVAKLLRDKAEKGERFN
- a CDS encoding amidase family protein, translating into MTSTPPSTAHAIAAAIRAGTTTAREQALAAIARIEALDPAINAIPVRDFDRALAAADAADARLAAGDTAPLLGVPMTVKEAFDIAGLPTHWGFAQHRDNIAVTDALAVQRLKAAGAVILGKSNVPKGLGDWQSVNSIHGRTSHPLDPTRTPGGSSGGGAAAVAAGMVPIELGSDIGGSIRVPAHFCGVWGHKPSWNAISTYGHRYPGTDGAETVLGVIGPIARDPQDLARLVDLLTTLPLPRPQTPPKRVLVLTEHPEARTAHAVVEGVERAATALERVGVEVVRSSDLLPDLARQHAGYGDLLGVTFARSDPSLHATLPSLLKWLSMLDAQARNTRAWGALFAEFDAVIAPPAASQAFAHDHSPLADRTLDIDGTTAPYDAHLAWAGLATYPGLPVTCMPVGLAGGLPTGVQVIADLHQDHRAIEVAALIHQQLEASA